In one window of Nocardioides panacisoli DNA:
- a CDS encoding polysaccharide deacetylase family protein, translating to MQAAASFTFEVDAESCALAADRHNATRMSLMSHQSYGPLVGVPRLLEILRRQDVLATFFVPGLTAETYPDTVRRIVDGGHDIAHHGYAHEPMGTLTEDQEAAVLDRGLQALADVADVRPVGYRAPWWELNWHSADLLHERGFLYDSSLLDGDRPYEMACARTTGASIVQVPVDWALDDWEQYAFYPGWTGSGVIESPAKVREMWQLEAEALHRERGCFVLTNHPFLSGRPGRAMLLEQLIETVKQLPGMMVTTLSGIAEHTRSLGLDARHHPRLSAVAVDAAFSHLDI from the coding sequence GTGCAGGCGGCAGCGAGCTTCACCTTCGAGGTTGACGCGGAGTCTTGTGCGCTGGCTGCGGATCGGCACAACGCCACCCGCATGTCGTTGATGTCGCACCAGTCCTACGGACCGCTCGTCGGAGTGCCCCGGCTGCTCGAAATCCTCCGTCGCCAGGACGTCCTCGCCACGTTCTTCGTGCCAGGGTTGACGGCGGAGACCTATCCGGACACCGTGCGCCGGATCGTCGACGGCGGTCACGACATCGCCCACCACGGATACGCACACGAACCGATGGGAACGCTTACCGAGGACCAAGAGGCGGCAGTGTTGGATCGCGGACTGCAGGCCCTCGCAGACGTCGCCGATGTTCGACCGGTCGGCTACCGCGCTCCGTGGTGGGAGCTCAACTGGCACTCAGCCGACCTGCTGCACGAGCGGGGGTTTCTCTACGACTCAAGCTTGTTGGACGGGGACCGGCCCTATGAGATGGCCTGCGCCCGCACCACGGGAGCATCGATCGTGCAGGTACCGGTTGACTGGGCGCTCGACGACTGGGAGCAGTACGCCTTCTACCCCGGCTGGACCGGTAGCGGTGTGATCGAGTCACCCGCGAAAGTGCGCGAGATGTGGCAACTCGAGGCGGAGGCGCTCCATCGAGAGCGCGGTTGCTTCGTGCTGACCAACCATCCGTTCCTGAGCGGGCGACCCGGCCGGGCGATGCTCCTGGAGCAGCTGATCGAAACGGTGAAGCAACTGCCCGGAATGATGGTCACCACACTGTCCGGGATTGCCGAGCACACGCGATCGCTGGGGCTGGATGCGCGCCATCACCCACGGCTGTCCGCCGTGGCTGTCGATGCCGCCTTCTCCCACCTGGACATCTGA
- a CDS encoding TraR/DksA family transcriptional regulator: MNRHLQSSFSALIWARAALGARPGRGVRGGNREMNQGVKQSVFNRFELQRIDGDLRLIEIERAKQLLGITATDEVSAAYRETVAAMVDELRLARRRIEDGTYGQCRQCDRIIRRERLEWRPWATTCTECAACSKLQH; encoded by the coding sequence GTGAACCGGCACCTCCAGTCTTCTTTTTCTGCCCTCATCTGGGCGCGCGCCGCGCTCGGCGCCCGCCCAGGTAGGGGCGTGCGTGGAGGTAATAGAGAAATGAATCAGGGCGTAAAACAGTCAGTCTTCAACCGGTTCGAGCTGCAGCGAATCGATGGTGACCTGCGGTTGATCGAGATCGAACGGGCGAAGCAACTCTTGGGCATCACTGCAACGGATGAAGTGTCGGCGGCGTACCGGGAGACCGTCGCCGCGATGGTGGATGAATTGCGTCTTGCCCGACGTCGGATCGAGGACGGAACCTACGGTCAGTGTCGTCAATGTGATCGCATCATTCGTCGGGAGCGACTGGAGTGGCGGCCCTGGGCCACGACTTGTACCGAATGCGCGGCGTGCAGCAAGTTGCAGCACTGA
- a CDS encoding ABC transporter permease, translating to MLAPDPGRATATRRGLLSVGALLLLIGAGLTAWAVTTVALIGVARATLGVVGVLALIAGLGRVAHAVRGRHVDVVLCLGVVWLVLVVGAAVLAPWLPLANHDDAVAGLREPIFAEPALGSEHPLGTNNYGLDVLARTVFGARTSITVAIVAVLLGAVVGGTVGIVAGFVRGGVDRVVGVAANALLAVPPLILLIALGTVLEPSLRSISFALSLLTVPSMVRLARANTIAVAEREFVLAARALGAHRLRLLAREVLPNVVLPMLSLSVVMISVLVVAEASLSFLGIGIQQPQPTWGNMIAEGQGGVMEEHPFIVVIPGVCLFLTVFSVNLLGEKAQEHWNVRSAKL from the coding sequence GTGCTCGCGCCTGATCCCGGCCGCGCCACCGCCACCCGTCGCGGACTCTTGAGCGTCGGGGCGCTCCTGCTACTGATCGGTGCTGGTCTCACCGCATGGGCCGTCACAACCGTCGCCCTGATCGGTGTGGCCCGTGCGACGTTGGGGGTGGTGGGAGTTCTGGCCCTCATCGCCGGTCTCGGACGCGTCGCGCATGCAGTTCGGGGCCGCCACGTCGACGTGGTGCTCTGCCTTGGAGTGGTGTGGCTGGTGCTCGTGGTCGGTGCCGCCGTCCTGGCGCCGTGGCTCCCCCTCGCCAACCACGACGACGCGGTCGCCGGGCTGCGCGAGCCGATCTTTGCCGAACCCGCCCTCGGATCCGAGCATCCGCTAGGCACGAACAACTACGGTCTCGACGTCCTCGCACGCACCGTGTTCGGCGCAAGGACATCGATCACGGTGGCCATCGTCGCGGTGTTGTTGGGTGCCGTCGTTGGCGGAACCGTCGGCATCGTCGCCGGCTTCGTGCGCGGGGGTGTGGACCGTGTGGTGGGGGTGGCGGCCAACGCCCTGCTCGCCGTACCTCCGCTGATCCTGCTCATCGCCCTCGGAACGGTGCTCGAGCCCAGCCTGCGCAGCATCTCCTTCGCACTCTCGCTGCTGACCGTGCCCAGCATGGTGCGGCTGGCGCGGGCCAACACCATCGCCGTTGCTGAACGGGAGTTCGTGCTGGCTGCACGAGCATTGGGCGCTCACCGGCTGCGATTGCTCGCCCGCGAGGTTCTGCCCAACGTAGTCCTGCCGATGCTGTCGTTGTCGGTGGTGATGATTTCGGTGCTGGTCGTGGCCGAAGCGTCGCTGTCCTTCCTCGGCATCGGGATCCAACAGCCTCAGCCCACCTGGGGAAACATGATCGCCGAGGGGCAGGGCGGTGTGATGGAGGAACACCCGTTCATCGTGGTGATTCCCGGTGTATGTCTCTTCCTCACGGTCTTCTCTGTGAACCTGCTGGGCGAGAAGGCCCAGGAGCACTGGAATGTCAGGAGCGCCAAGCTGTGA
- a CDS encoding NADH:flavin oxidoreductase: MAPTSTPPDVFAPGRLGPVQLRNRTIKAATYEGLSHRGLVTRDLVDFHVRYARGGVGMTTVAYLAVAKDGRTDRHQIHWTDESLPGLHALTEAVHAEGAAVSAQIGHGGPVAESRGNRAPALAPSRRVNLIAMNTSHEASRADLIRVVDAHGEAARRAVAVGFDAVEVHLGHNYLASAFLSPKLNRRRDEYGGRLRYRARLAREIMRAVRDAVGDRIAIVAKVNMDDGVPGGFWLDEAIPVVQWLESDGTVDAVEMTAGSSLLNPMYLFKGDAPLEEFAGVMPQPIRAGVRTVGPRLLKTYPYRDGYLLEDARQIRAAVDLPMILLGGITERRIMETAMADGFDFVAMGRALLREPDLVNQIQADPTARSLCIHCNKCMPTNFTGTRCVLVDRETTRSSDWGTPAAYVVALPDPTIRRDNDAIPSDFR; this comes from the coding sequence GTGGCACCCACATCCACGCCGCCCGACGTCTTCGCACCGGGTCGGCTCGGACCGGTCCAGCTGCGCAATCGAACGATCAAAGCCGCGACGTACGAGGGGCTGAGCCACCGCGGCCTCGTGACGAGAGACCTGGTCGACTTCCACGTGCGCTACGCGCGGGGTGGTGTCGGGATGACCACTGTGGCGTATCTTGCGGTCGCCAAGGACGGCAGGACAGACCGCCACCAGATCCACTGGACCGACGAGTCGCTGCCGGGCCTGCATGCCCTGACCGAGGCCGTGCATGCTGAGGGCGCCGCGGTCTCCGCGCAGATCGGCCACGGCGGCCCGGTGGCGGAGTCACGGGGCAACCGTGCTCCCGCGCTCGCGCCCAGCCGACGCGTGAATCTGATCGCGATGAACACCTCCCACGAAGCGAGCCGCGCAGACCTGATCCGCGTGGTCGACGCCCACGGCGAGGCGGCCCGCCGCGCGGTCGCGGTCGGCTTCGACGCCGTCGAGGTGCACCTTGGCCACAACTATCTGGCCAGTGCCTTTCTGAGTCCGAAACTCAACCGTCGCAGGGACGAGTACGGCGGTCGCCTGCGCTATCGAGCACGGCTCGCACGCGAGATCATGCGGGCGGTCCGCGACGCCGTGGGGGACCGCATCGCGATCGTGGCCAAGGTCAACATGGACGACGGCGTTCCCGGCGGGTTCTGGCTCGACGAGGCGATCCCGGTCGTCCAGTGGCTGGAGTCCGACGGCACCGTCGACGCCGTGGAGATGACCGCAGGCAGTTCCCTGCTCAACCCGATGTACCTCTTCAAGGGCGACGCGCCGCTGGAGGAGTTCGCAGGCGTCATGCCGCAGCCGATCCGAGCCGGCGTCCGCACGGTCGGACCACGCCTGCTCAAGACCTACCCGTATCGGGACGGCTACCTGCTCGAGGACGCACGTCAGATCCGGGCTGCGGTCGACCTTCCGATGATCCTGCTCGGCGGCATCACCGAACGACGGATCATGGAAACGGCGATGGCCGACGGATTCGACTTCGTCGCGATGGGGCGAGCGTTGCTTCGTGAGCCGGATCTCGTCAACCAGATTCAAGCAGATCCGACGGCACGGTCACTGTGCATCCATTGCAACAAGTGCATGCCCACCAACTTCACCGGCACTCGCTGCGTGCTGGTTGACCGCGAGACGACCCGTAGTAGCGATTGGGGCACACCCGCGGCCTATGTCGTCGCCCTGCCCGACCCAACCATCCGCCGCGACAATGACGCCATCCCGAGCGACTTCCGGTGA
- a CDS encoding DUF3099 domain-containing protein, translated as MARRPLFSISGVRRSQGDRLRRRQRWYFALMGVCLALILLAWNLVRMWSTEAAVAMSVVAAVIPPIAVVVANWGEDH; from the coding sequence ATGGCACGACGTCCGCTCTTCTCGATCAGCGGCGTACGCCGCTCGCAGGGCGACCGGTTGCGCCGGCGGCAGCGCTGGTACTTCGCCCTGATGGGTGTGTGCCTCGCCCTGATCCTGCTGGCGTGGAACCTGGTCCGAATGTGGTCGACCGAGGCGGCCGTGGCCATGTCGGTCGTGGCGGCCGTCATCCCGCCGATCGCCGTGGTCGTCGCCAACTGGGGCGAGGACCACTGA
- a CDS encoding ABC transporter permease produces the protein MVRRVLTAGAEFVAVLLLVSAGVFLLVSMVPGDPAVAVLGEGRTAEEYAELRTDLGLDEPIHLRYLDWLGGAVAGDLGTSLVPPQTAVSERILAALPVSLELALLGITLALLIAVPMAMWSAYRQGGRSDRMISATTFGLLSMPSFLLGLLLIAVVVNSFGLLPRNEWVRLSDSVTGNLEHALLPALTIALMEAAMFTRILRNDLANTLTEDYILAARARGMHPLRVLVSDALRPSSFSLVTVLGLSIGRLVGSTVIVEYLFALPGMGKLVIEAANQGNYPVVQGAVLVIAVVYVASNALIDQSYGFLDPRTRRARA, from the coding sequence GTGGTACGCCGAGTCCTGACTGCGGGCGCGGAGTTCGTCGCGGTCCTCCTCCTAGTCAGCGCGGGGGTTTTCCTCCTGGTCAGCATGGTGCCTGGGGACCCAGCGGTCGCAGTACTGGGGGAGGGACGCACCGCGGAAGAGTATGCCGAACTGCGTACCGACCTGGGGTTGGACGAACCCATCCACTTGCGCTACCTCGACTGGCTCGGTGGAGCTGTGGCCGGTGACTTGGGCACGTCCTTGGTGCCACCTCAGACCGCGGTCAGCGAGCGGATCCTCGCTGCGTTGCCGGTGAGTCTTGAGCTGGCGCTCCTTGGGATCACGCTGGCCCTCCTGATCGCAGTGCCGATGGCAATGTGGTCGGCGTACCGCCAGGGCGGCCGCAGTGACCGGATGATCAGCGCCACCACTTTCGGGTTGCTTTCAATGCCGTCGTTCCTTCTGGGACTCCTGCTGATCGCGGTGGTGGTGAACTCGTTCGGCCTGCTGCCTCGCAACGAGTGGGTCCGACTGTCGGACAGCGTGACGGGCAACCTCGAACACGCCCTGCTGCCTGCCCTGACCATCGCGCTCATGGAGGCCGCCATGTTCACCCGAATCTTGCGCAACGACCTCGCCAACACGCTGACCGAGGACTACATCCTCGCGGCGCGCGCCCGCGGAATGCACCCGCTTCGCGTTCTGGTCAGCGATGCGTTGCGGCCGTCCTCCTTCTCTCTCGTCACTGTGCTGGGACTGAGCATCGGGCGACTGGTCGGCAGCACCGTCATCGTCGAGTACCTCTTCGCGCTGCCCGGCATGGGCAAGCTGGTCATCGAGGCCGCGAACCAAGGGAACTATCCGGTCGTGCAGGGGGCCGTACTGGTCATCGCCGTCGTCTACGTAGCGAGCAACGCGCTGATCGACCAGTCCTACGGATTCCTCGACCCCAGGACGCGTCGTGCTCGCGCCTGA
- a CDS encoding ABC transporter ATP-binding protein produces the protein MAGSGTAHLRKEAERALVVDDLVVEFPVKRGTVHAVSGLNLDLLPGETLGILGESGCGKSSAGRAIMQLPPPTSGTVGLGDIELTGLSESAMRTARSRMQLVLQDPVSALNPRRRVKDLVAEGLAIWGWGDRSGTERETFIDELLTSVGLDPRTVRDRRPHELSGGQCQRVCIARALALDPDVLICDEPVSSLDVSVQAQILNLIEETRRHRHLSMLFIAHDVAVVKNISDRVLVMYLGKTCEVLPADGLEHHATHPYTRLLLDSVPSADDADHDPEPAPAVDLPSPLEPPSGCRFRTRCPWATERCAVEEPELREIRSGHYVACHHVKEIP, from the coding sequence ATGGCCGGTAGCGGCACCGCACACCTGCGGAAGGAGGCCGAGCGCGCACTCGTCGTCGACGACCTTGTCGTGGAGTTCCCCGTCAAGCGGGGAACGGTCCACGCGGTGTCCGGACTCAACCTCGACCTGCTGCCGGGAGAGACGTTGGGGATCCTCGGCGAGTCGGGCTGTGGCAAGTCCAGCGCCGGGCGCGCGATCATGCAACTGCCGCCACCGACCTCGGGAACGGTCGGCCTCGGCGACATCGAGCTCACCGGGTTGTCGGAGTCGGCGATGCGCACCGCGCGCTCACGGATGCAGCTGGTGCTCCAGGACCCGGTTTCCGCACTCAATCCCCGACGACGTGTCAAGGACCTCGTGGCCGAGGGTCTCGCCATCTGGGGCTGGGGTGATCGGTCCGGAACCGAGCGGGAGACCTTCATCGACGAGCTGTTGACATCGGTCGGGCTGGACCCCCGCACGGTGCGTGACCGAAGGCCGCACGAACTGTCCGGCGGCCAGTGCCAGCGCGTCTGCATCGCCCGTGCGCTCGCGCTGGATCCCGACGTACTGATCTGTGACGAGCCGGTGTCGAGCCTCGACGTCTCGGTGCAGGCGCAGATCTTGAACCTGATCGAGGAGACTCGACGGCACCGACACCTCAGCATGCTCTTCATCGCCCACGACGTCGCCGTCGTCAAGAACATCAGCGACCGAGTCCTCGTGATGTATCTCGGCAAGACCTGCGAGGTGCTACCCGCTGACGGCCTCGAACACCACGCGACCCATCCGTACACCCGCCTGCTGCTCGATTCCGTGCCCAGCGCAGATGACGCTGACCACGATCCTGAGCCCGCGCCGGCGGTCGATCTCCCCTCGCCACTGGAGCCACCCTCGGGATGCCGTTTCCGCACTCGATGCCCATGGGCCACCGAACGGTGCGCGGTCGAGGAGCCCGAACTCCGTGAGATCCGTTCGGGCCACTACGTCGCCTGCCATCACGTGAAGGAGATTCCGTGA
- a CDS encoding gamma-glutamyl-gamma-aminobutyrate hydrolase family protein has protein sequence MTEPPVEGPSILVTAVPSSNDGTSALSTLIDDLAARCAQAIEEVGGHVVWLDLDATTSLDGAVEECDGVLLLGGGDVDPLVYGDTTRHPKLYNVDLRADVVDVGLARAARAAGVPTLAVCRGMHVANVARGGTLVQHLPETAVAHRGADDPMVDHDVHLAAESVLAATLGHRDPRVRSGHHQAVDRIGDGLLPVGWAADGVVEALESTDGHLLAVQWHPEDVATDGDHRRAVFGWLVTAAGVRRHARSTDGGSD, from the coding sequence ATGACGGAGCCACCGGTCGAGGGTCCCTCGATCCTCGTGACGGCGGTGCCGAGCAGCAACGACGGCACTTCTGCTCTCTCGACGCTGATCGACGACCTCGCGGCACGCTGCGCGCAGGCGATCGAGGAGGTCGGCGGTCACGTGGTGTGGCTCGACCTCGACGCCACCACCAGCCTCGATGGCGCGGTGGAGGAGTGCGACGGGGTGCTGCTGCTCGGCGGCGGCGACGTCGACCCCCTCGTCTACGGCGACACGACCCGCCACCCGAAGCTCTACAACGTCGACCTGCGTGCGGACGTCGTCGACGTCGGCCTCGCACGCGCGGCCCGGGCCGCCGGCGTACCGACGTTGGCGGTGTGCCGCGGGATGCACGTCGCCAACGTCGCGCGCGGCGGCACGCTGGTCCAGCACCTGCCCGAGACCGCCGTCGCGCACCGCGGCGCCGACGATCCGATGGTCGACCACGACGTCCACCTCGCCGCGGAGTCCGTGCTCGCGGCCACGCTGGGACATCGCGACCCCCGCGTGCGGTCCGGGCACCACCAGGCGGTGGACCGCATCGGCGACGGTCTGCTGCCGGTCGGGTGGGCGGCGGACGGCGTGGTCGAGGCATTGGAGAGCACCGACGGCCACCTGCTGGCCGTGCAGTGGCACCCCGAGGACGTCGCGACCGACGGTGACCACCGGCGCGCCGTCTTCGGGTGGCTGGTCACCGCGGCCGGCGTACGCCGTCACGCACGGTCGACCGACGGGGGCTCCGACTGA
- a CDS encoding ABC transporter substrate-binding protein, translating to MSKSDIYTAGVVGVEGDPGEPQTGGTLTIADYSEARSLDPTQTIPNGAAGGNALAAVYDVLMRYDQASDSFEPWLAESLDSDDNQTWTLRLREDVTFSDGTPLDAAAVVGSIGYYMQQAGYNTLLLASNIKDMDPQGEDTVVFTLNRPWTTFPNMLASGPGMIMAPAAYAKDQKEFTPIGAGPFTLDEYQPGEELLLAANTDYWNGAPHLDGLRFVWLGSDDDRLSSLDDGSVDVANVRAPQTVEQARRDGFAGIMVPNGLSAMFWLNNREGSAGSDVRVRQAINHAIDPEVYFDRVSNGAGLPSRNIYSPNAPYYTEVETSEFDPEKAEELLTEAKADGYDGKLTYIGQSDQASQTGAVTIKGMLEAVGFEVETDLLRNVADQTQRIYVTHDYDVAVSAMSIPDEDPYSRLATNMNSQSPQNPSGYGNDEMDKLIAELQTAEGDEAEDLLEQINQLWQDTVPGVAMGAGAFFFPWNEDVHGITTTSELIMLFGDAWKG from the coding sequence ATGTCCAAGTCCGACATCTACACCGCTGGCGTGGTCGGCGTGGAGGGAGACCCGGGCGAACCTCAGACAGGCGGAACGCTCACGATCGCCGACTACTCCGAGGCGCGCAGCCTCGACCCCACTCAGACCATCCCGAACGGCGCTGCCGGCGGCAACGCACTCGCGGCGGTGTATGACGTGTTGATGCGCTATGACCAAGCCTCGGACTCCTTCGAACCGTGGCTGGCGGAGTCGCTGGACTCCGACGACAATCAGACTTGGACGTTGAGGCTCCGCGAGGACGTGACGTTCTCCGACGGCACTCCTCTCGACGCGGCCGCCGTGGTCGGCAGCATCGGTTACTACATGCAGCAGGCTGGTTACAACACTCTGCTGCTGGCGAGCAACATCAAGGACATGGACCCGCAGGGCGAGGACACGGTGGTGTTCACGCTCAACCGCCCGTGGACCACGTTCCCCAACATGCTCGCGAGTGGTCCCGGCATGATCATGGCACCCGCGGCGTACGCCAAGGACCAGAAGGAGTTCACCCCAATCGGGGCTGGCCCGTTCACCCTCGACGAATACCAGCCCGGCGAAGAGCTCCTGCTCGCCGCGAACACGGACTACTGGAACGGCGCGCCCCACCTGGACGGGCTCCGATTCGTCTGGCTCGGAAGCGACGACGACCGGCTGAGCTCGCTGGATGACGGCAGTGTCGACGTGGCAAACGTGCGAGCGCCGCAGACCGTGGAGCAAGCGCGACGCGATGGCTTCGCGGGGATCATGGTGCCCAACGGCCTCTCGGCCATGTTCTGGCTGAACAACCGTGAGGGCAGTGCGGGTTCTGATGTCCGAGTGAGACAGGCGATCAACCACGCGATCGATCCCGAAGTGTACTTCGATCGCGTCAGCAACGGTGCCGGGTTGCCAAGTCGCAACATCTACTCGCCGAACGCGCCGTACTACACCGAGGTCGAGACCTCAGAGTTCGACCCCGAGAAGGCGGAGGAGCTGCTCACTGAGGCCAAGGCGGACGGCTATGACGGGAAGCTGACCTACATCGGTCAATCCGATCAGGCTTCCCAGACCGGCGCCGTGACGATCAAGGGAATGCTCGAGGCGGTTGGATTCGAGGTCGAGACCGATCTGCTGCGCAACGTTGCTGACCAGACGCAGCGTATCTACGTCACGCACGACTACGACGTTGCCGTGTCGGCGATGAGCATCCCGGACGAGGACCCCTACTCCCGGTTGGCGACGAACATGAACAGCCAGTCGCCGCAGAATCCCTCGGGCTATGGGAATGATGAGATGGACAAACTCATCGCAGAGTTGCAGACCGCCGAGGGCGACGAGGCGGAGGACCTGCTGGAACAGATCAACCAGTTGTGGCAGGACACCGTTCCCGGAGTGGCGATGGGTGCAGGTGCCTTCTTCTTCCCGTGGAATGAGGACGTCCACGGCATCACCACGACTTCGGAGTTGATCATGCTCTTCGGAGATGCCTGGAAGGGCTGA
- a CDS encoding ABC transporter ATP-binding protein: MNLLSPSAPDSTLLEIKDLRVGFHTPRGEVRAVDGVSFSVAPGEILGLVGESGSGKSVLGRAVMGLVGTDARTTVTGSVRLGGRDVHALDDRQRRRLWGPEIAMIFQDPMTSLNPVKRIGTHLTETLRRHERCSRRQAVERASELLRQVGIPEPRRRLDQYPHELSGGMRQRVMIAIALACDPRLLIADEPTTALDVTVQRQILDLLGRLVRERHMAMILISHDLGTVAGRTDWVQVMYAGGIVETGPTRAVFGQPDHPYTEALLASIPRLQDPPHTLLRTIDGTPPDLMAPPEGCRFAPRCGSCDEQCRTEAPLLQVGVMPQRQVACHHRRLDPTVSTPPVSVSGGGLHGR, from the coding sequence GTGAATCTCCTATCCCCGTCCGCTCCCGACTCCACGCTGCTCGAGATCAAAGACCTCCGGGTTGGATTCCACACGCCACGTGGCGAGGTCCGTGCGGTGGACGGCGTCTCCTTCAGCGTCGCCCCCGGAGAGATCCTAGGTCTGGTGGGAGAGTCCGGATCAGGCAAGTCGGTCCTGGGGCGGGCAGTCATGGGGCTGGTCGGCACCGACGCCCGGACAACCGTCACAGGCTCGGTGAGGCTGGGTGGCCGAGACGTGCACGCGCTCGACGACCGCCAGCGGCGCCGGCTGTGGGGACCGGAGATAGCAATGATCTTCCAAGATCCGATGACCTCCCTCAACCCGGTCAAGCGCATCGGCACTCACCTCACCGAGACACTGCGGCGACACGAGCGCTGCAGCCGACGGCAGGCGGTCGAGCGAGCGAGCGAGCTGCTCCGTCAGGTCGGCATCCCCGAACCTCGGCGGCGCCTCGACCAATACCCTCACGAGCTGTCCGGAGGGATGCGGCAGCGCGTCATGATCGCGATCGCCCTTGCCTGCGACCCGCGTCTGCTGATCGCGGACGAGCCCACTACAGCTCTCGACGTCACCGTCCAGCGCCAGATCCTCGACCTGCTCGGGCGACTCGTCCGCGAACGCCACATGGCGATGATCCTGATCAGTCACGACCTCGGCACCGTCGCCGGGCGCACCGACTGGGTGCAGGTCATGTACGCCGGCGGAATCGTCGAGACCGGGCCCACGAGGGCGGTGTTCGGCCAGCCGGACCACCCCTACACCGAGGCACTGCTCGCCTCCATCCCGCGGTTGCAGGATCCGCCTCACACTCTCCTGCGAACGATCGACGGGACGCCGCCGGACCTGATGGCTCCTCCCGAGGGATGCCGATTCGCGCCGCGCTGCGGAAGCTGCGACGAGCAGTGCCGGACGGAGGCGCCGTTGCTCCAAGTCGGTGTGATGCCGCAACGCCAGGTCGCCTGTCACCATCGACGCCTCGACCCGACCGTGTCCACGCCCCCCGTGTCAGTGTCCGGAGGAGGTCTGCATGGCCGGTAG
- a CDS encoding amidase, producing MTYPDAIATAAAIRDGEVSAREVVTEAITRIEKHDSTLNAVVAQRFEEALAEAAGDLPDGPLRGVPILIKDLGAQVAGLPLTRGSRLWADNVAPVDSELVRRYRAAGMVVLGTSNSPELGKNASTEPLLHGPTRNPWATTHSSGGSSGGAATAVAADLVPVAHGNDGGGSLRIPAAACGLFGLKPSRGRVTSHPFATTLAAPLSVNHVVTRTVRDSALLLDLSCAPLPGDAFAAPTSATPFVHQTTAPRTGLRIGLVTRRADGGTVDPVVVDAARRAARACETLGHHVEEVTFPHDAEQMMSGFATLMGVSLLADVEHRLTELGRDLVENDLEPFTRLMLDHYRATMTPTQVYDAHVALQRAGWQLGTAFSRLDLLLTPTLPLPVPTLGVLDTSDPAVMWERGGDFSAFTAVANATGMPAMSVPCGVDHAGVPLGVHFIGDLGTEGTLLGLACQLEQALPWPLVAPAYA from the coding sequence GTGACCTATCCCGACGCCATCGCCACGGCCGCAGCCATCCGTGATGGGGAGGTGTCGGCACGCGAGGTTGTGACCGAGGCCATCACCCGAATTGAGAAGCACGACAGCACCCTGAACGCCGTCGTCGCCCAGCGGTTCGAGGAGGCACTTGCGGAGGCAGCCGGCGATCTCCCGGACGGGCCACTGCGCGGCGTGCCGATCCTGATCAAGGACCTGGGTGCGCAGGTCGCCGGCCTCCCGCTGACTCGCGGCAGTCGGCTCTGGGCCGACAACGTGGCACCAGTCGACAGCGAGCTGGTCCGCCGCTATCGAGCCGCCGGCATGGTTGTGCTTGGAACCAGCAACTCGCCCGAGCTGGGCAAGAACGCCAGTACCGAGCCGCTGCTTCACGGGCCCACGCGCAACCCGTGGGCCACGACCCACTCGTCGGGCGGCTCGTCGGGCGGAGCCGCGACCGCGGTCGCCGCCGACCTGGTGCCGGTGGCCCATGGCAACGACGGGGGTGGATCCCTCCGGATCCCCGCCGCCGCGTGCGGGTTGTTCGGACTCAAGCCCAGCCGTGGGCGGGTCACCTCCCACCCCTTCGCGACGACGTTGGCTGCCCCACTCTCCGTCAATCACGTGGTGACCCGCACCGTGCGAGACAGTGCGCTCCTGCTTGACCTCTCCTGCGCACCGCTTCCCGGCGATGCATTCGCAGCGCCGACGTCGGCCACCCCCTTCGTGCACCAGACCACTGCCCCACGGACGGGCCTCCGCATCGGGCTCGTCACCCGACGCGCCGACGGCGGCACGGTCGATCCGGTCGTGGTCGACGCCGCGCGGCGTGCCGCCCGGGCCTGTGAGACCCTCGGGCACCATGTCGAGGAGGTCACATTCCCCCACGACGCGGAGCAGATGATGAGCGGATTCGCGACCCTGATGGGGGTGTCACTGCTGGCAGACGTCGAGCACCGTCTGACCGAGCTCGGCCGCGACTTGGTAGAGAACGATCTCGAGCCCTTCACACGACTCATGCTCGATCACTACCGAGCCACGATGACGCCTACGCAGGTGTACGACGCCCACGTGGCCCTTCAGCGAGCCGGGTGGCAACTCGGCACCGCGTTCTCGCGACTTGACCTCCTGCTGACACCGACCCTCCCACTGCCGGTGCCGACACTCGGCGTGCTCGACACCAGCGACCCGGCAGTGATGTGGGAGCGCGGCGGCGACTTCTCGGCCTTCACCGCGGTCGCCAATGCCACCGGTATGCCGGCCATGTCCGTGCCCTGCGGCGTTGATCATGCGGGAGTACCCCTGGGAGTGCATTTCATCGGTGACCTCGGCACCGAGGGCACCCTTCTCGGGCTGGCGTGTCAGCTCGAGCAGGCATTGCCGTGGCCGCTGGTGGCGCCCGCGTACGCCTGA